In Polaribacter pacificus, the genomic window TTTTTATTAGAACCAGAGTTTGATGAAAAGTTGCGTCATGTCTATGGTGCTGTTGGTGCTGGTCGTGATGACAACCCCAAAATGCTTTCGGCTAGATGCCAATTTTATATCGTTCAAAATAAAAATGGCTTAAGTAGGCTAGATGGAAAATACACCATTTTTGGAAAAGTCATAAAAGGGATGGATGTTGTAAACACCATTACAAATATAGAACGTGATGCTACCAATAAACCACTAGCAGATATTTCTCTAGATATAAATATGATTAAAATGAAAGCAACTGAATTAAAGAAGATTTATCCTGAAGGTTTGTAAAAAAAATTTGTTACTTGATTAAACCATATTAAAAAATAATAGTCTAAGCGTAGAACTACCATGTTGAAATAATTTATTGAAACTGGTCGTCAAAAATTTTAAAATCTAAAAACAAGTATAAAATGAAAGCAAAACACTTAGCAATTACCATCTTATTTTTTATTGGTACACTATCAATTCAGGCGCAAAGAGGAGAAAGACCAGATCCTAAAGCACAAGCAAAAGCCAATGTTGAGGCTTGGACCAAAGCGTTTAAATTAACAGAAGATCAACAGAAAAAAGCCTATGAGGTAATTTTAGCTTCTAATGACAAAAGAACTAAAGCTTTTGCAGAGCTTAGAGAAAACGGAGGAGGTCGTGAAGAAATGATGGCTGCTTTTACCAAAATGCAAGAAGACACTGACAAAGAATTGAAAAAAATCTTTACAGAAGCACAATGGCCATTGTACGAAAAATGGAAAAAAGAAAATTCTCAACGCCAAAGAGGTGGTAATAGAGGAGGCAACAGAGGTGGTAAATAATCACTTTTTATCGTAAAACTTAGAACATCCAACTCAATTGAGTTGGATGTTTTTTTTTGGCTTTTAATTATACTTTACCTTTCTCAAAACCCTCATCGCTTCTTTGTACTTAATATACGTGGTTTTGTCCTGCATGTTTTTGATATAATCTTTGGTTTTTTCTAATTGCTCTGGCGCATCTAAAAATCCATTTAGGTAACAAATTAAATAACTGGTTGGCAAACGGTAAACATCTTCATGTTCTAAAACAGAAAGTGGAAGTTCATGTTCTATTTTATAGACAATCGCATTATTGTTTTCATAAATATGTTCTATAATTTCGGCATCGTATTGTGGCGGGACAAATAGCAGTTCTTTAACGATATCATAAGTACCGTTGTCTTTAAAATTAATAATTGTTTTTTCTAAAGGATGATGGGTTTCTTTTGCATCGATGCCTAATAAAATATACTCGGTGATAATAAAAGAATTTTTATTCACCTTAATTTGAACCTCATCCATAGAAGAAAAGAACAACCGAACCTGCTCATTGACAAGCTCTATATCTACTCTAGAAAAAAATGTTTGCCCTTCTATTTGAGTCTTTTTACCTGCCCAACACAGCACAAATTGCTCTTTAAACACCTTGTATTGTGGATGGTATTCTTTTTTGTGATTTTTAAAAAAATCAAAAACCCCTTTTAAAGTCAACTCTATATTGTTACTGGCAATTTTCTCAATTGCCTCGACAATATCTTTATTTTGAACTTGAACTTCTATAGGTGATGATGCCTGCATAGAATTGCTTCCTCTTCTAAAAAAGATAGCTCCCTTTTTATACTTCCAACTATTTTTAGACAGTGATGTGGTCTTTTTATTAGGGGCAATACTCACCAAGCCAACTACTTTATGTCTTGGCAATCTTGGAAATGGGACATTTTCATATTGAATGGTTGGTGGATTGATTAGATAGGCATTTACTAAATTTTGGATTTTGCTATCATCAAAAAAATCAACCCCAATAATATTATTCTCAGGATCATCTACTCCAACTACGATATAAGAGTTGTTCTCAGGATTTGAGTTGGATAATGCGCAAATATGTTTAATAAATTTAGCTTTACCTTCTTTGTGATCAAGTGATAATTTTTGCTTTTTATCATAAAAACTGTTCTCATCATTATGAGCCAATAAGTTTTTAATTAAAAGGCGCTTGTTAATCATCTCAGTTTTTTTTCAATAAAGTTGGGCTTGCTTGTGCGGTTGGATATACAACCAGGTCTTCTATATTAACATGAGCGGGTCTGGTGACCACAAAATGAATAATCTCTGCAATGTCTATAGCTTGCAATGCTTGATAACCGGCATATACGTTTTTAGCCTTTTCTGTATCTCCTTTAAAACGCACTTCAGAAAACTCAGTTTCTACTGCTCCAGGATGAATGGCAGAAACTCTGATATTGTACTCATTTAAATCAATACGCATGGCCTTGTTTAAGGCATTTACAGCGTGCTTAGAGGCACAGTATACATTTCCGTTAGGATATACTTCTTTTCCCGCTATAGAGCCTATATTAACGATAAAACCACTATTTTGTTGAATCATTTTTGGGATGATGGCCTTAGATACATACAACAGGCCTTTTACATTGATATCTATCATGGCATCCCAATCATCCAAATCTCCATCTTGGATGCTGCTTAAGCCGTGAGCATTCCCCGCGTTGTTAATTAAAACATCTATTTGCTGGAATTCTTTAGGCAATTGTTTAATGGCTTCTATAACTGCCTCGCGATTTCTTACATCAAAAGTAAGCGTTGTTACCTCTGTATATTGACTCAATTCTTTTTGCAACTCAGCTAAACGCTCTGATCTTCTCCCACAAAGAATCAAGCGGATGTTGTTCTTTGCAAACAAGCTGGCAGTTGCTTTACCAATACCAGAAGTCGCGCCTGTTATAAATGCTGTTGGATTCATTTTAAATGTTTTGGTTAAAGATAGTCGATTCTCTTAAAAAAGAAAAAAGTTTTAGGCATGAAAAAACCGCTCTACCTCTAGAGCGGTTTACTTTAGTTGATTGGTTTAACAACCAACTAAAAATCAACTAACCAAACTTTATTTTAAATCTCTTCTAATTTTTATATCTCTTTGTATTTTAGTACGTTTTCTATT contains:
- a CDS encoding peptidylprolyl isomerase, with the translated sequence MKKIICFCILISMISCNSEKTYDVGQISTPKGEILIWLHKETPKHKASFMQLANDGYWDDQTFNRVIPNFVAQGGCPDTPEGFNDPEFLLEPEFDEKLRHVYGAVGAGRDDNPKMLSARCQFYIVQNKNGLSRLDGKYTIFGKVIKGMDVVNTITNIERDATNKPLADISLDINMIKMKATELKKIYPEGL
- a CDS encoding ATP-binding protein encodes the protein MINKRLLIKNLLAHNDENSFYDKKQKLSLDHKEGKAKFIKHICALSNSNPENNSYIVVGVDDPENNIIGVDFFDDSKIQNLVNAYLINPPTIQYENVPFPRLPRHKVVGLVSIAPNKKTTSLSKNSWKYKKGAIFFRRGSNSMQASSPIEVQVQNKDIVEAIEKIASNNIELTLKGVFDFFKNHKKEYHPQYKVFKEQFVLCWAGKKTQIEGQTFFSRVDIELVNEQVRLFFSSMDEVQIKVNKNSFIITEYILLGIDAKETHHPLEKTIINFKDNGTYDIVKELLFVPPQYDAEIIEHIYENNNAIVYKIEHELPLSVLEHEDVYRLPTSYLICYLNGFLDAPEQLEKTKDYIKNMQDKTTYIKYKEAMRVLRKVKYN
- a CDS encoding SDR family NAD(P)-dependent oxidoreductase, whose translation is MNPTAFITGATSGIGKATASLFAKNNIRLILCGRRSERLAELQKELSQYTEVTTLTFDVRNREAVIEAIKQLPKEFQQIDVLINNAGNAHGLSSIQDGDLDDWDAMIDINVKGLLYVSKAIIPKMIQQNSGFIVNIGSIAGKEVYPNGNVYCASKHAVNALNKAMRIDLNEYNIRVSAIHPGAVETEFSEVRFKGDTEKAKNVYAGYQALQAIDIAEIIHFVVTRPAHVNIEDLVVYPTAQASPTLLKKN